CGGGGTCCGGCGGCTGTATGGCGCAAGGGACGGGCGACGATTTCAATACGTCCAGCGACAGATGCGTGCATCCCAGCCTTTTCGGCAATGGCACGGGCGGGACGAAAACCAGTCTGCCAAATGGGGCATCGAAGCAGGCATGGTCAATGTTTGACTGGCTCGTGAACAACGCGAATCCGAGCGGGTCGGGGCTGGCGCCGGGTGGATCTTATTGGTGGACAAACGGCGCTGCGCCGACGCCAACCGCAACGCCGACGCCGAAGGCCTCCGCGTTTTCAGTGGGACCATAGAAACGAGCGGCGTGGTTGCTACTTAAATCAGATTGAGCCGCTGAAGGCTGAGTCTCAGACGCAAATTTGATTGGGAATGGAGAACGAATATGGAGCTATACTCACTCACCGGATTGAATCAGCGGAGCGCGTTTGTGACGGCGCCGAAAATACCGAACATTGCCTATCGCGCGAGCTGGGATGCGCTTGAGCAGAGCGAGGGCGATTACCACTGGGCGCTGATCGATTCGGCGCGCGCGGCCGCGGCGCAGGCGGGCGGCAAGCTTTCGCTTTCGGTGACCCCGGGAATCCATACGCCCTCGTGGGTTTACGGGGCCGGTGCGGTTGCCTTCAGCTTTGTCTGGGATCAGCCTTACGGACCTCCGGCGGGTTCCGTCGAGCAGATGCCGCTTCCGTGGGACACCACTTATCTGGCAAAGTGGCAGGCCTTCATCGGTGCGCTGGGGGCAAAATACGCCGACGATCCGTTAATCGATCACGTGGTTGCGACTGGGATCAACTCGAAGACTCAGGAGACTTTTCTGCCCAGCAATCCGCAACCGCATCCGATTAATGGCGGTCAGGCTTATAGCTATAACGACAAGGCCAATTGGCTCGCGGCCGGCTATACGCCAAGCTTAATGGAAGCAACGTACAAGACCGTGCTGGCGACGTGGGCCGGAGCATTTCCGAAAACCAACTTTGCCGGGATGTTCGTGCGCTGGGGTTTTCCGCTGAACCCGCCGGACCTCAGTCTATCGCTGATTGCCGATGCGGCGGCGGCATACCCGAGCCAGTTCATCGCGATGAACAACGGCCTCAGCGCCAATTGGGTCTGGCCGGAAATTGCAGGACTGGCGGGTAAGTGCGCGATCGCGTTCCAGACCAGAAGCCCCCTCGGCGACCATCTTCACGAGGCGCTCAACGCCGCAAAGGCGGCCGGCGCGGCTTTCGTCGAAGTCTATCCCCCGGACGTCGCGCAAGTTTGAGTCGGCGCAAGTCTGCCGCGCGGGCCGGGATGCGCTATTCGAGTGCGCCCCGGCTGCGCAGCCGCTCAATCTCCTCTGCGCTGTAACCAAGCAATTCACTTAATATCTGATCGGTATGCTGCCCAATCTGCGGGGCGGGCGCGCGGACAACCGTCGGCGTGCGGCTGAGCTTCCAGGGAACGCCGGCGTGCTGCCTTACGCCGACTTCCGGATGCTCGAGCGCGACCCAGTAATCGCGCGCGCGCAGATGCGGATCCTCTTCGGCCAGATATTTGTTGTCGGCGACCACGGCAGCCGCGATGCCGGCCTGCTGCAAGCTCTCGGCAACGTCGGCGGCACGACGAGTTGACGTCCAAGCCGTTATCAGCGCTTCGAGTTCGTCCTCATTGGTCTTGCGCGCTACGAGCGTGGCGAATTTTGCGTCGCCGGCGAGCATCGGCTGTCCCATCACGGTTGCGAGGCGACCCCAGTCTTCGTCGTTCACGCAGGCTATCGCGACGAATTGATCAATCGTGATGCCGAGAATCTGTTCGGGCCGATCGAGGCACTTGAAGATGCCGTGCGGCGCCATTAGCGGATCGGCGTTGCCGATCCGTTCGGGCTCGCGGCCGTTGAACGTATAGTCGAGGATGCCCTCGGGCAGCAGCGCCATCGCGCATTCCCACTGACTCATATCGATATACTGACCCTCGCCGGTTTTGCGGCGATGGACGAGCGCTGCGAGAATCGCGAACGCGCCGTGCACGCCCGCATTGGGATCGGCATAGCTGAAGCCGGAATGCATCGGGGGCCAGCCCTTGTAGCCGGTCAGCGCGGATAGGCCCGAGAGGGGAACCTGTGCCGGGCCGTAGGCGATATAGTCGCGATAGGGTCCCGTATCGCCATAGCCGGAGAGCGAGATCATGATGATGTCCGGCTTGATTTTCTTCAGCACGTCGTAGCCAAAGCCCATTTTGTCCATCACGCCGTGCGCGAAGTTATTGACGACGACATCGCTGCGCGCGATTAGCTTGCGCGCGATCTCATGGGCCTCGGGCTGTTTGAAATTGAGCGAGAGTGAACGTTTGCCCTGATTGTACTGGTTGAAATAACCGGAGCGATTGAGGCCCGGCTTGCCCTCGGGCCATGGGGGGATCAGGCGCGTAATGCAGGGGCGGGTGCGGGTTTCGATGCGCACGACCTCGGCGCCGAGATGGGCAAGTTGCAGGGTGCAGTAAGGCCCGGCCCAGACCCAGGTGAAATCCGCGATACGGATGCCGTCGAGGGGAAGTTTTGCCGCCATCAGATGACTCCCGCGCGTTGCAGTTCAGCGAGGCGCGCCGCGCTCAGACCGAGGCGAGCGCCGAAAATTTCAGCATTATGCTGGCCGAGGACCGGCGCGGGCAGCCGAATTTCCCACGGCGTCGCACTGTATTTGAGTGGCGCGCCCGGATATTTGTGCGTGCCCGCCTCGGGATGCGGGATTTCGACGAAGAAGCCGCGCGCCTTGAGATGCTCGGAGTTCAGCAGGTCGCCCATGGTCGACACCGGGGCGAACGGCACCCGCTTCGCCTGCACCTTTTTGTAGAGATCAAGTACAGTTTGATGCGAGACGTATTCCTCGAGAAAAATCCGCAAGGCCTCCCAGTTATCCGCGCGCTTAAGGCGATCGGCAAAGATCTCCTCATTCGCCCATTCGGGATTACCCATCACCTCGACGAAAGCGCGCCACTGATGCTCTTCCACGCAACAGAGGTAAATCCAGCCGTCCTTGCACTGCATCGCCTCCAGCGGCTGGATCGGTTTGCGGCCGAGCCGATTAGCGATTACCCCCATGTACGGCCAGTACTCGAAGAACAGTTCGAGCTGCGCGGCTAGGGATTCCTGAATCGAGACGTCAACGTGCTGGCCTTCGCCGTCGCGCAGCGCCGCCATCACGGCCCCCAACGTCGCGACGGCGCCGTGCACCCCGCCCTGAAAGCCCGATTGGCTGCCGAAGGCGCGCAGCGGCGGCATCTCCGGATGATCCATCCCGCCGCCATTGATTACGCAGATACCGCCGGCGCTCCAGAGCGTAAGGTCCTCGGCGCGCCAATCGCGCCAGGGACCGGTCAGTCCATAGGGGGTGATCGAGGTCATGACGAGGCGCGGATTAACCCGGCGCATCCGCGCGAAATCAAGCCCGATACGCGCCATGTCCGGCGGAGCAACATTGTGGATCAGAATGTCGGCGTCGGCGCACAGCCGATCGAGCAACTCCATCCCCTCGGCCCGCGCCAGATCGAGAGTTACGCCATACTTGTTGGCGTTAAGATAGAGGAAGAGCCCGCTCTTCTCCTGATGCGACGTGCCGCCGGGGAAGGGTCCGCGGCGACGGGCGCCGTCACCGATACCTGGACGTTCGATCTTGATCACCTCGGCGCCGAGGTCCGCCATCAGCTTGGCGGCGTAGGGCGCCGACACCATCTCGCCGACTTCGACTATTTTGAGACTGGATAATGCTGCGGGCATGATTCGTCCGACTCCTCGACCGCCTTTGGGTTAAGGAGCAACCTGGCGAAAGGGTCGCACCTCGACGCGGGCGAAAACCCCTTGCTTCACATACGGATCATTGCGGATGAATTCCTCGGCCTCCGCCTGAGTCTCCATTTCGACGATCATCAGGCTGCCCGCGCCGTCAGTAAAGGGGCCGCCGATAATCAGGCGTTTCTGGTCGATTAGCGGCTTGAGATTTTCGAGATGGGCCGGCCGCACTGAAGGTCGCAGCCGAGCCCCTTCGGGTCCGTCGTAACCGATTATGACAAAAAGCATCCGCGCCCTGCTCCTATCCCGAATTCGCGACAATCCGACGATTCGCGAACCTAGCATGGGCTGGCGCGGATACTCCAGTCGCATGACGGCGCCCGCGCACCGACGGCTTCATCGCGACTTCATACAGGCCTAAGAAGATCGTAATAAAAGGTCAATAGCGTCGGTGTGCAATGAAGCTGAGCGACGAAGCCGGCAGGAGCAAGGCGCAAAGGGTCGATCGCAGCGGCGCTGCATCGGATGCAGCGCGGTTTTCCCGGTAAAAAATGTGATGGTTTCGGCGGTGGGATTATGCGCCGAGTGCAGCGATCAATCACCATTCGGCTGGCGGACGGTGTACGACCGCGAACGCCGAATCGGCCGGATTCCGTCAAATCTCGCGCCCGCTCGCTAACGGCGATTTCCCCCGGAATCGATGCAAGTGGCGGCCTCTACCACCGGCGTGCGGGTGCCGCTGTGCGGGCGGCGGTTGCCATCGCCCAAACGCGATGGTTCCCGGTCTTCATTTTGTCGCGATCGTGCCGTAACCACCCAGATAGAACAAAAAGTAGAGGACGCCGACGGCGAGTAGAATTGCGAAGGCGGTGCAGTCGAGCGCGCGCACTTCATACTGTCCGAGGCTGGTCGGTTGCGCGCCCATCCCGAAGCCGCGCGCCTCGAGCGCCATCGCCATGTTGTTAACCCGTCGCAGTGCACCCATGAAGACCGGGATGAGCGTCGGCACATAGCGGCGCATCCGCTCGAAGAGGTTGCCGCGATTGAAGTCGTAGCCGCGCAGCCCCTGGGCCTGTACAACCGTAAGCGCCGAATCCATGAAGAGCGGGACCAGCCTGAAGGCGAGGCTCATCGCGAAGGCGACGCGGTAGGGTACGCGCAGGCTCACGAGGCTCGTGCTGAACTCCTCGATGGTTGTGGTCGAAAGAAACAGGATCGAGCCGGCGAGCAGCTCGGCGAGCTTCAGCCCTTTGCCGAAACCGAACAGAAGCGACGGGAGGCTTAGATGGATGAAGCCCAGATGGACGAGTGCCGGGCCCTGACGATAGACCACCATCCATTGGATCATGGTCGGCGGAATCATCAGCAACATGAACCAGCGAAAGGCGTAGAAGTTCTGCCACGCGCCGCTGACGCGCGCGAGCACGACCATCGCGATCGCGAGCGGGGCCAGCACCAGCGGCTGATCGACCCAGAAGGCTGACCAGAAAATGATAAAGAGCGCGAAGAGCTTGACCACCGGATGGAGGCGATGGATGAGGCTTTTCTGCTCGATGTAGAGCGAGGTCTGCACGACAGTCGCCCTACTCTGCCGCACTACGAGCGCGGACAATGGCGACGAATTCCTCGACGCTGAGAGCGGTGAAACCGAAGCGGCGGGCGAGGCTGGTGATTTCGGGCGGGCGAAACGAGGATTCGCGCAGCAGCGCATCCTGCGCAAAAAACTCACGCACCGGACCGTCGAACAGCATCCGGCCCTGACGCAGCAGGACGACGCGGTGGGCATACTCGGCGACCAGCCAAGGGGTGTGCGTGATAATTACGATCGCGATCCCGGCGCGATTCAGATCTGCGATCAGACCCATCATGCGACGCTGCTCGCGATAATCGAGTCCGGTCGTCGGCTCGTCGAGAATCAGAATGCGCGGGCGCAATGCGAGCACGCTGGCCACCGCGAGCCGCTGCCGCTCACCCTTGCCGAGCAGGAACGGGTCGCGCGCGCGCGCATCTTCGAGGTTGACGGCGCGCAGCACCTCGGTGACGCGCTGTTCGACCTCGGCGGCGTCAAGGCCGAAGTTGCGCGGGCCGAAGGCGACCTCGTCTTCGACGGTCGCGGCGAAGAGTTGATGGTCGGGATTCTGAAAGACATAACCGGCGAGCGGAGCGCTTTCGACGGGACGCATCGCGGCGCGGTCGCGGCCCGCGAGCAGGACGACCCCGCTGGCGGGCTTGAGCAACCCGACCAGATGCTTGGCGAGCGTAGTTTTGCCCGAGCCGTTCTGTCCGACGATCGCGATAAACTCGCCGGGCGCGATCTTGAGGTTGATCGAGTCGATTACCGGCCGCTTGTTCGCGTAGGCGAAGCTCAAGGCGCGGACCTCAGCGAGTGGCGTCGTCACGGCTGACTGCGCGGGCGTCGGCGCCACAGGCGAGTCGCGGTCAGGCGCTGGGGCGAGACCGTCTTTCATGCTGAGACGCTGTCGAACGAGACGCTCGGCCGCCTCGACGCTGTCGGCGTGTTCGGCAATTCCCAGCAGCGCCAGCGCGCGATTCAGATCCGGCGGATGGACGCCGCAGGCTTCGAGCAGATCGAGCCGCGTCAGAACCGCGGCGGGCGAATCCTGCACAATAATCGCACCATCGCGCATCATAATGATGCGATCGCAGGCGCGCAGCTCCTCGGCTTCGTGCTCGATCACGATCAGGCTCAGACCGTCGCTGCGCAGGCGATGGATCAGGGCGAGCACTTCGGCGCGCCCTTCGGGATCGAGATCGCTGGTCGGTTCATCAAAGATGATCACCTGCGGGCGCAGCGCGAGCACGGCGGCGATCGCGAGCCGCTGCTTTTCGCCGCCCGAGAGCGAGGTCGGATCGCGCGCGTCGAAGCCGGCCAAGCCGACCGCGGCGAGCGCGGGCGCGATGCGGGCGAGAATCTCGTCGCGCGCCATCCCGATCTGCTGCATCGCGAAGGCGACCTCGAACCCGGCGTTCGTCGAGAAGAGTTGCGCCTCGAAATCCTGAAAGACCATCCCGACCATCGGCGCAAGTTCGCAAACCCGGGCGTCGCCGACTTCGCGCCCGGCGAGCTTGAGGACGCCGTGAAAGTCACCATCCTCAAAGCTGGGGACGAGGCGATTCAGGCATTTGACCAGCGTGGATTTGCCTGCACCGGACGCGCCCATGATCCCGACCATCTCACCGGGCTTGAGCACCAGATCGATGTCGCGAAGCGCGGGACGATCGGATCCCCGGTAAGCGAAGCTGACCTGCTCGAGCGTCGCGGCGGGCGGCTTCACAAAAGCATCATGCCGGCGAACGCGATCAGCACCAGCGGACTGACCACCACCGCGATCGCTTTGTTGTAGGGCGCCAGCGCATAGGCGGCGGGGAGAAAGCGCGGCACCCAGCGGCCGGTCGCGATCAGATTGCCGGCGAGCCAGGCGCTCACTTCGCCGCCGAGCAGCATCGCGAAGCCGGCCAGACGGATCGATTTGCGACGGGGCCTCAGCTCCGGCATCACGTCGGAATAGAGCAGATGCGCGGCGCGCACGCGCGGATAGACCGCCGCGAGCAGCAGGGGCGAGAGCACCATCGCGGCCAGCATGTTGTTGAAGATGATGACGTTGCCGAGGAGCCAGAACGGGCGCAGCGCGAGCAGGTTATCGCCCCATCCGACGGTGACGGCGCAGAGTACACTCGCACTCAAACAGGCAGCGAAGTATTTCGCGAAGGTGCGCGGCGCCATCAGATGCATCGCGCTTTCGCCCGGCGCCGCGAGCAGGCTCCAGACTTTGTAGGGGATGTAACCGAAGGCGAGGTTACCGAAAAATCCGAAGATGTCGCCCGGACCGACACCGTAGAAGAAGTCGCCGATCATATTGCCGATCGCCGAACCCCATGCGGCGGCAGGACCAAAGAGCATCGAGCAGACGACCGGGATCGCGTTGCCGGGCCGCAGCTCAGTAACTCCCGGGATCAGCGGCACGACCTTGAAGGGCACGAGGATCGCGGCGTAGAGCGCCGCTGAGAGCACGCACAGCACGACCATCCGGGTGTTGCGCCACATCAGGCGCAACTCGTGGCCACTCGCCTCGGATGGCGTGGGCGCTAGTGCGGTCGCGCCGATAACGGCAGTCGCGGGGCTCACGGCGGGTTCTGCGGGATGCGCGCTCATCGACGCAGACCAGTATTACGCTGCGCGCACGCCAATCAAGCGGCTGGCCTGAGTTACCAAGCGAGTTGCGCAGACCCGCTGGCATCGGCGAAAATCCTCCGACGTTCTCCCTTGAGGCCGACCATCATGCCGATCTACGAGTACGAATGTGACGCATGCCATCGCCGCACCAGCGTTCTGACCCTGCGGGTCAGCGAAAAGGCCAAGCCGCAGTGCGGGAAGTGCGGCAGCAAGAAGCTGCATCGCCTGATGTCGCGCTTTGCGATGCCGCGCAGCGAGGAATCGCGGATGGACGCGCTGGCCGACCCCTCGAACTTCGGCGACCTCGACGAGAAGGATCCGAAGAGCCTCGCGCGGGCGATGCGCAAGATGGGGCGCGAGATGGGCGACGAATTCGGCGGCCCGGAATTCGATGACGCGGTCAACGAACTGGAAAGCGGCGGCGACCTCGGCAGCGACGACGACGCGGGTGGCGGCGACGATGACGATCTCTGACGCTCGCGCGCGATTTGCAATTCGCGCCCGCTTTGGTCGATAACCAAGCTCCAACCGAAAGGACAACAGCATGGCAGGGTTACTTGACGATAAGGTGGCGTTCGTTACCGGCGGCGGCTCGGGAATTGGCCGGGCGACTGCGCTCAGGCTCGCGCGCGAGGGCGCAAAGATCATGATCGCTGACTACGTGCCCGAGAGCGCGGAGAAGACGGTCAAGCTGATCAAGGATGCGGGTGGGAACGCAAGCTGCGTCGCGGCCGACGTCGCGATCGCACAGCAGGTCGAGGCCGCGGTCGACAAAACCGTCGAGACCTACGGGCGGCTCGATTGCGCCTTCAACAACGCTGGCATCGAGGGCACGATCGCCGAGACCACCGCCTATCCCGAAGAGAGCTTCGACCGCACCATCGCGATCAATCTCAAAGGCGTCTGGCTTTGCATGAAATACGAGCTTCCGCAGATGCTGAAGCAGGGCAGCGGCACGATCGTCAACACCGCCTCCACGCTGGGTCTGGTCGCGATGGAGACGGCGGGCGCTTATGTCGCCTCCAAACATGGCGTCGTGGGTCTGACGCGGACGGCGGCACTCGAGTTCGCGCAAAGGAATATCCGGGTCAATTGCGTCTGCCCGGGCTTCATCCGCACACCGATGATCGAGCGAGCTCTCGACAAGAACATGGTGGACGAAGCTTCAATGGTCGCGATCGAGCCCGTTGGGCGTCTCGGCAAGCCCGAAGAGATCGCCGAGGGTGTGCTGTGGCTATGCTCGGATGCGGCCTCGTTCGTCACCGGACATACGTTAACGATCGATGGCGGCTGGACCGCGCGTTAACACCCGGTGGAGCGAAGTGCAACGAGCGGGCGAGTCTGGTCTTTGGCCGCGCCTCGCAGACTCGGCCGCCCCCTGCGATGGCGGCTGGACCGCGCGCTAACCTAACTCAACCCCAAGGAGAGCAGACGATGGCAGGACTTCTACAAAATAAGGCCGCGCTCGTGACCGGCGGCGGCTCGGGAATCGGGCGTGCGACTTCGCTCCTACTCGCGAAGGAAGGCGCGAAGATCATGATCGCGGACTACGTGCCGAAGGGCGCGGAAGAGACCGTCAAGATGATCAAAGATGCGGGCGGCGTCGCGAGCTGCGTGGCCGCCGACGTCTCGGTCACCACGCAGGTCGAGATGATGGTCAACAAAACCATCGAGACCTACGGCCGCATCGATTGCGCCTTCAACAACGCCGGCATCGAGGGCAAATTCTCCGACACCGTCCAATGCACCGAGGACAACTGGGACCGCGTGGTCGCGATCGATCTCAAGGCTGTCTGGCTCTGCATGAAGTACGAGATTCCGCAGATGCTCAAGCAGGGCGGTGGCACGATCGTCAACACGGCGTCGATCGCGGGGCTGGTCGGCTTTAACGGAATCCCGGCCTACGTCGCGGCCAAGCACGGCGTCGTCGGCCTGACCAAAACCGCCGCGCTCGAGTATGCGCAGAAAAATATCCGGGTGAATTGCGTCTGCCCGGGCGTGATCCGCACCCCGATGGTCGAGCGCGCGATCGACGGCGGCGGTTTCACCGAAGCCGACGTCATCATGAGCGAACCGATCGGGCGCCTCGGCAAGCCGGAAGAGATCGCCGCGGGCGTC
This sequence is a window from Candidatus Binataceae bacterium. Protein-coding genes within it:
- a CDS encoding energy-coupling factor transporter transmembrane component T, with amino-acid sequence MQTSLYIEQKSLIHRLHPVVKLFALFIIFWSAFWVDQPLVLAPLAIAMVVLARVSGAWQNFYAFRWFMLLMIPPTMIQWMVVYRQGPALVHLGFIHLSLPSLLFGFGKGLKLAELLAGSILFLSTTTIEEFSTSLVSLRVPYRVAFAMSLAFRLVPLFMDSALTVVQAQGLRGYDFNRGNLFERMRRYVPTLIPVFMGALRRVNNMAMALEARGFGMGAQPTSLGQYEVRALDCTAFAILLAVGVLYFLFYLGGYGTIATK
- a CDS encoding zinc ribbon domain-containing protein; translation: MPIYEYECDACHRRTSVLTLRVSEKAKPQCGKCGSKKLHRLMSRFAMPRSEESRMDALADPSNFGDLDEKDPKSLARAMRKMGREMGDEFGGPEFDDAVNELESGGDLGSDDDAGGGDDDDL
- a CDS encoding QueT transporter family protein, encoding MSPATAVIGATALAPTPSEASGHELRLMWRNTRMVVLCVLSAALYAAILVPFKVVPLIPGVTELRPGNAIPVVCSMLFGPAAAWGSAIGNMIGDFFYGVGPGDIFGFFGNLAFGYIPYKVWSLLAAPGESAMHLMAPRTFAKYFAACLSASVLCAVTVGWGDNLLALRPFWLLGNVIIFNNMLAAMVLSPLLLAAVYPRVRAAHLLYSDVMPELRPRRKSIRLAGFAMLLGGEVSAWLAGNLIATGRWVPRFLPAAYALAPYNKAIAVVVSPLVLIAFAGMMLL
- a CDS encoding YciI family protein — its product is MLFVIIGYDGPEGARLRPSVRPAHLENLKPLIDQKRLIIGGPFTDGAGSLMIVEMETQAEAEEFIRNDPYVKQGVFARVEVRPFRQVAP
- a CDS encoding energy-coupling factor transporter ATPase; its protein translation is MKPPAATLEQVSFAYRGSDRPALRDIDLVLKPGEMVGIMGASGAGKSTLVKCLNRLVPSFEDGDFHGVLKLAGREVGDARVCELAPMVGMVFQDFEAQLFSTNAGFEVAFAMQQIGMARDEILARIAPALAAVGLAGFDARDPTSLSGGEKQRLAIAAVLALRPQVIIFDEPTSDLDPEGRAEVLALIHRLRSDGLSLIVIEHEAEELRACDRIIMMRDGAIIVQDSPAAVLTRLDLLEACGVHPPDLNRALALLGIAEHADSVEAAERLVRQRLSMKDGLAPAPDRDSPVAPTPAQSAVTTPLAEVRALSFAYANKRPVIDSINLKIAPGEFIAIVGQNGSGKTTLAKHLVGLLKPASGVVLLAGRDRAAMRPVESAPLAGYVFQNPDHQLFAATVEDEVAFGPRNFGLDAAEVEQRVTEVLRAVNLEDARARDPFLLGKGERQRLAVASVLALRPRILILDEPTTGLDYREQRRMMGLIADLNRAGIAIVIITHTPWLVAEYAHRVVLLRQGRMLFDGPVREFFAQDALLRESSFRPPEITSLARRFGFTALSVEEFVAIVRARSAAE
- a CDS encoding SDR family oxidoreductase, producing the protein MAGLLQNKAALVTGGGSGIGRATSLLLAKEGAKIMIADYVPKGAEETVKMIKDAGGVASCVAADVSVTTQVEMMVNKTIETYGRIDCAFNNAGIEGKFSDTVQCTEDNWDRVVAIDLKAVWLCMKYEIPQMLKQGGGTIVNTASIAGLVGFNGIPAYVAAKHGVVGLTKTAALEYAQKNIRVNCVCPGVIRTPMVERAIDGGGFTEADVIMSEPIGRLGKPEEIAAGVLWLLSDAASFVTGHPLVIDGAWIAR
- a CDS encoding CoA transferase, producing MPAALSSLKIVEVGEMVSAPYAAKLMADLGAEVIKIERPGIGDGARRRGPFPGGTSHQEKSGLFLYLNANKYGVTLDLARAEGMELLDRLCADADILIHNVAPPDMARIGLDFARMRRVNPRLVMTSITPYGLTGPWRDWRAEDLTLWSAGGICVINGGGMDHPEMPPLRAFGSQSGFQGGVHGAVATLGAVMAALRDGEGQHVDVSIQESLAAQLELFFEYWPYMGVIANRLGRKPIQPLEAMQCKDGWIYLCCVEEHQWRAFVEVMGNPEWANEEIFADRLKRADNWEALRIFLEEYVSHQTVLDLYKKVQAKRVPFAPVSTMGDLLNSEHLKARGFFVEIPHPEAGTHKYPGAPLKYSATPWEIRLPAPVLGQHNAEIFGARLGLSAARLAELQRAGVI
- a CDS encoding SDR family oxidoreductase; its protein translation is MAGLLDDKVAFVTGGGSGIGRATALRLAREGAKIMIADYVPESAEKTVKLIKDAGGNASCVAADVAIAQQVEAAVDKTVETYGRLDCAFNNAGIEGTIAETTAYPEESFDRTIAINLKGVWLCMKYELPQMLKQGSGTIVNTASTLGLVAMETAGAYVASKHGVVGLTRTAALEFAQRNIRVNCVCPGFIRTPMIERALDKNMVDEASMVAIEPVGRLGKPEEIAEGVLWLCSDAASFVTGHTLTIDGGWTAR
- a CDS encoding CoA transferase, which codes for MAAKLPLDGIRIADFTWVWAGPYCTLQLAHLGAEVVRIETRTRPCITRLIPPWPEGKPGLNRSGYFNQYNQGKRSLSLNFKQPEAHEIARKLIARSDVVVNNFAHGVMDKMGFGYDVLKKIKPDIIMISLSGYGDTGPYRDYIAYGPAQVPLSGLSALTGYKGWPPMHSGFSYADPNAGVHGAFAILAALVHRRKTGEGQYIDMSQWECAMALLPEGILDYTFNGREPERIGNADPLMAPHGIFKCLDRPEQILGITIDQFVAIACVNDEDWGRLATVMGQPMLAGDAKFATLVARKTNEDELEALITAWTSTRRAADVAESLQQAGIAAAVVADNKYLAEEDPHLRARDYWVALEHPEVGVRQHAGVPWKLSRTPTVVRAPAPQIGQHTDQILSELLGYSAEEIERLRSRGALE